A section of the Leptotrichia buccalis C-1013-b genome encodes:
- the tnpA gene encoding IS200/IS605 family transposase, with the protein MSYNSNYHSVFDINYHMIFCIKYRRVVINDEISNRLKEIFEKICPKYNIVLKEWEHDVDHIHMLINAMPNTELSKFVNTYKSASSRLIKKEFPEIRRRLWKEYFWSRSYLVVSVGGAPLEIIKKYIQNQKEV; encoded by the coding sequence ATGTCATATAATAGTAATTATCATTCAGTATTTGATATAAATTATCATATGATTTTTTGTATAAAATATCGAAGAGTAGTCATTAATGATGAAATTTCTAATAGATTGAAAGAGATTTTTGAAAAAATATGTCCGAAGTATAACATTGTTCTTAAAGAATGGGAACATGATGTTGATCATATTCATATGTTGATTAATGCTATGCCTAATACTGAACTTTCTAAGTTTGTAAATACTTACAAAAGTGCTTCCAGCAGGTTGATAAAAAAAGAATTTCCTGAAATAAGGAGAAGATTGTGGAAAGAATATTTTTGGAGTAGAAGTTACTTAGTTGTAAGTGTTGGAGGTGCACCGTTAGAGATAATTAAAAAATATATTCAAAATCAAAAGGAGGTGTAA
- a CDS encoding NAD(+)/NADH kinase, translated as MEKSEKLKNNDLNRKNKVEKVRIVKSGYGNENLLKDFYDYLKEKNIQEVFGVEEADLIISLGGDGTMLIAAKEAITGNIPVLAVNMGSLGYLAEVKPQNAVKMLEDYENGNYKIEERAFLEVKYEDNIFYALNELVITKGGHEAHLIQVEVYSNDIFVNKYRADGIIVATPTGSTAYSLSAGGSIVHPGLNALSITPLAPQSLTARPIIVDGCEVLSFKATSRDEAVHLNIDGNQWFQIQQNDLVSARLSKKKIRIVKPMDSDYYSILRQKLKWGDSVL; from the coding sequence ATGGAAAAATCTGAAAAATTGAAAAATAATGATTTAAATAGAAAAAATAAAGTAGAAAAAGTTAGAATTGTAAAAAGCGGATATGGAAACGAAAATTTGTTGAAGGATTTTTATGATTATTTAAAGGAAAAAAATATTCAGGAAGTTTTCGGAGTGGAAGAAGCGGATTTGATAATTTCACTTGGTGGTGATGGAACAATGCTTATTGCGGCAAAAGAAGCGATTACAGGAAACATACCTGTGCTTGCAGTAAATATGGGTTCACTGGGATATCTGGCCGAAGTGAAGCCTCAAAATGCGGTTAAAATGTTGGAAGATTATGAAAATGGAAATTATAAGATAGAAGAAAGAGCATTTTTAGAAGTAAAATACGAAGATAATATCTTTTATGCATTAAATGAGCTTGTAATAACAAAAGGTGGACATGAGGCACATTTAATACAAGTTGAAGTCTATTCAAACGATATTTTTGTAAATAAATACAGAGCTGACGGAATTATTGTGGCAACTCCCACAGGATCCACAGCCTACTCACTTTCAGCAGGCGGTTCAATTGTTCACCCTGGATTAAATGCCCTGTCAATAACGCCATTAGCTCCACAAAGCCTAACAGCACGTCCAATTATCGTAGATGGCTGTGAAGTACTTAGTTTTAAGGCAACTTCCAGAGATGAGGCTGTTCACTTGAATATTGACGGAAATCAGTGGTTCCAAATTCAGCAAAATGATCTTGTATCAGCAAGATTGTCGAAGAAAAAAATTAGAATAGTAAAACCAATGGATAGTGATTATTACAGTATTTTAAGACAAAAATTAAAATGGGGAGATTCTGTATTATAA
- the recN gene encoding DNA repair protein RecN: MLRELRLNNLAIIKNLDLEFNEKFIALTGETGAGKSIILNGISLLIGERSHIDMIRNGEENLFAEGIFELNENQKKRLNELGFEIEDDELIITRFFDRSSKSKIMVNGKRQTLSRLKELMVNIIDLVGQHEHQFLLNNEYHLHLLDRFLNDEGKELSRKIRENVSEIKKLNLKIKNIEDEKSKIAEKKDVLEFQFNEINELDLKEDEDNELEEEYRILFNAGKISEKLEETSQLLKEGEFSILTALGRAKRNLEQLSDLSESYSELSEKIESVLYEIEEISYSVDNSIGDVEINDTKLEKIVERIDKINKLKRKYGSTITEILEFKNKIEKDLSLVNFENEELENLKIQKKELVNQYFQDSERLSEIRMKIAENLQNTVDIQLSDLNMENAKFKVEIIKKEEITAHGTDNAEFLITTNVGETFKPLAKIASGGEISRIMLALKSVFSEVDNISVLIFDEIDTGISGETVRRVAEKLRELSRNTQIICVTHSPQIAGKAQQQFFIKKEIENNFTETKVRELNTEERIREIARIISGDNITEASVSHAKEIMGLWDKKVLI, translated from the coding sequence ATGCTAAGAGAATTAAGATTAAATAATTTAGCGATAATAAAAAATCTGGACTTGGAATTTAATGAAAAATTTATTGCATTGACTGGAGAAACTGGGGCTGGAAAATCAATTATTTTAAATGGAATTTCACTATTAATTGGTGAAAGAAGTCATATTGACATGATTAGAAATGGGGAAGAAAACCTTTTTGCAGAAGGTATTTTTGAATTAAATGAAAATCAGAAGAAAAGGCTAAATGAGCTTGGATTTGAAATAGAAGATGACGAGCTGATTATAACTCGTTTTTTTGACAGAAGTTCAAAATCTAAAATAATGGTAAATGGGAAAAGACAGACTTTATCAAGATTAAAGGAGCTTATGGTAAACATTATTGATTTAGTCGGGCAGCACGAACATCAGTTTTTGTTAAATAATGAATATCATTTGCATTTACTGGATAGATTTTTGAATGATGAAGGAAAGGAGCTTTCCAGAAAGATTCGTGAAAATGTAAGTGAAATCAAGAAATTAAATTTAAAAATAAAAAATATTGAAGATGAAAAATCTAAAATTGCAGAAAAAAAAGATGTACTGGAATTTCAATTTAATGAAATTAATGAACTGGATTTAAAAGAAGATGAAGATAATGAACTGGAAGAAGAATACAGAATTTTGTTTAATGCTGGAAAAATTAGCGAAAAACTGGAAGAAACTTCTCAATTGCTAAAAGAGGGAGAATTCTCCATTCTGACTGCACTAGGGCGGGCAAAAAGAAATTTGGAGCAGCTTTCAGATTTGTCAGAGTCCTACAGTGAACTTTCTGAAAAAATAGAGTCTGTTTTATACGAAATTGAAGAAATTTCCTATTCTGTGGACAATTCTATCGGGGACGTTGAAATAAATGACACTAAACTGGAAAAAATTGTGGAAAGAATTGATAAAATTAATAAATTAAAAAGAAAGTACGGCTCGACAATTACGGAAATTCTGGAATTTAAAAATAAAATTGAAAAAGATTTGTCGCTAGTAAATTTTGAAAATGAAGAGCTGGAAAATCTTAAAATTCAGAAAAAAGAGCTTGTAAACCAGTATTTTCAGGATAGTGAAAGATTGAGCGAAATTCGGATGAAAATTGCAGAAAATCTGCAAAATACAGTGGATATTCAATTAAGCGACTTGAATATGGAAAATGCAAAATTTAAAGTGGAAATAATCAAAAAAGAAGAAATCACAGCTCACGGAACAGACAATGCAGAATTTTTAATTACAACAAATGTCGGAGAAACTTTCAAGCCGCTTGCTAAAATTGCGTCAGGTGGAGAAATTTCACGTATAATGCTTGCTCTAAAAAGTGTATTTTCTGAAGTTGACAATATTTCAGTATTGATTTTTGATGAAATTGATACTGGTATTTCTGGAGAAACAGTACGAAGAGTGGCGGAAAAATTAAGAGAACTTTCAAGAAATACACAAATTATCTGCGTAACCCATTCTCCGCAAATCGCTGGAAAGGCTCAGCAGCAGTTTTTTATCAAAAAGGAAATTGAAAATAATTTTACGGAGACAAAAGTTCGAGAACTAAATACAGAAGAGAGAATAAGGGAAATTGCAAGAATTATTTCAGGAGATAACATTACTGAAGCATCTGTAAGCCACGCCAAGGAGATTATGGGATTATGGGACAAAAAAGTGCTGATATAG
- a CDS encoding tyrosine-type recombinase/integrase, producing MGQKSADIDNSEKKLEISEKKKLNLIKDNFDKKSKISVKNQMQLKNFLEFLKFEKRSSQNTLNGYNRDLTQFFLFVKKDFSEIGEKEISSYIDNLNKKLRKNSVLRKVSVLKTFYKFCYLNKLITKDPAGIIKNLKREYQPPETLTLEEIKQIVDNCPNTPAGIQNRLIIKLLIVTGAMISEILNLKIKDIENQYDKFIKTLGKNSKYQIKLIDNSFEIEIKNYLEIYRPKLKNANESLKIFPDIRREKFWKNLKIIAQNAKIEKNVYPHIFRNSLVGILSEANADICIIQEVLGKVNITTAKIKKNVEKSKLKMIYNNIKLGDD from the coding sequence ATGGGACAAAAAAGTGCTGATATAGATAATTCGGAGAAAAAATTAGAAATTTCTGAAAAGAAAAAGTTAAATTTGATAAAAGATAATTTTGATAAAAAAAGTAAAATATCAGTTAAAAATCAAATGCAGCTGAAAAACTTCCTGGAATTTCTAAAATTTGAAAAAAGAAGTTCCCAAAACACATTAAATGGGTATAATCGTGATTTAACACAATTTTTTCTGTTTGTAAAAAAAGATTTTTCTGAAATTGGAGAAAAAGAAATATCTAGTTATATTGATAATTTGAATAAAAAATTGAGAAAAAATTCAGTTTTGAGAAAAGTTTCAGTATTAAAGACATTTTATAAATTTTGTTATTTGAATAAGTTGATTACAAAAGACCCTGCTGGAATAATAAAAAACTTAAAGCGTGAATATCAGCCGCCTGAAACTTTAACATTAGAAGAAATAAAGCAGATTGTGGATAATTGCCCCAACACACCTGCTGGAATACAAAATCGACTAATTATTAAGTTACTAATTGTAACAGGAGCAATGATTTCAGAAATTTTAAATTTGAAAATAAAGGATATTGAAAATCAGTATGATAAATTTATAAAAACTCTTGGAAAAAATTCAAAATATCAGATAAAATTAATTGACAATAGTTTTGAAATAGAAATTAAAAATTATCTGGAAATTTACAGACCAAAGTTAAAAAATGCAAATGAAAGTTTAAAAATATTTCCCGATATTCGCCGCGAAAAGTTTTGGAAAAACTTAAAAATTATTGCCCAAAATGCAAAAATTGAAAAAAATGTATATCCGCATATTTTTAGAAATTCTTTAGTTGGAATTTTATCTGAAGCTAATGCTGATATTTGCATTATTCAGGAAGTATTGGGAAAAGTGAATATTACAACGGCAAAAATTAAAAAAAATGTGGAAAAATCTAAATTAAAAATGATTTATAACAATATAAAGTTGGGAGATGATTAA
- a CDS encoding DUF1694 domain-containing protein translates to METSINSSRTDVMKYMEEVTDRAVNAQVEKNLFLGEYKERIIKALTFDEIREKGIYYEIEKALENKEVAKMVISRHANFDDIKKYIEIAKRKKIPYKMIDNLLCEGQIALVVVAKDAITHEDGDEIVVTSKLETCHIKHLPDVYYEAMESAICDFHMNIINKEMPEYAKNYKNLTFMDKLLGSKCPICQKLGGKKRG, encoded by the coding sequence ATGGAAACTAGCATTAACAGTAGTAGAACTGATGTTATGAAATATATGGAAGAAGTGACAGATAGAGCGGTAAATGCACAAGTTGAAAAAAATCTATTTCTTGGAGAATACAAAGAAAGAATTATAAAAGCCCTTACATTTGATGAAATTAGAGAAAAAGGTATTTATTATGAAATAGAAAAAGCTTTGGAAAATAAAGAGGTTGCAAAAATGGTTATTTCAAGACATGCAAATTTTGACGATATAAAAAAATATATTGAAATAGCTAAAAGAAAAAAAATACCATACAAAATGATAGACAATTTACTCTGTGAGGGTCAAATAGCATTGGTGGTAGTGGCAAAGGATGCCATTACTCATGAAGATGGAGATGAAATTGTGGTAACCTCAAAACTGGAAACTTGTCATATAAAACATTTACCAGATGTATACTATGAAGCTATGGAAAGTGCAATTTGTGATTTTCATATGAATATCATAAATAAAGAAATGCCAGAATATGCAAAAAATTATAAAAACTTAACTTTTATGGATAAACTATTAGGATCAAAATGTCCAATATGTCAAAAATTAGGAGGAAAAAAACGTGGTTGA